Proteins encoded within one genomic window of Brienomyrus brachyistius isolate T26 chromosome 22, BBRACH_0.4, whole genome shotgun sequence:
- the mpst gene encoding 3-mercaptopyruvate sulfurtransferase encodes MSINIRALVGAKWLAEAVKNNLLGPKLRVLDTSWYLPKLKRNPSVEFKERHIPGASFFDIDLCCDKTSPFDHMLPAEHEFADYVGDLGICNDTHVVVYDASDFGSFSAPRVWWMFRVFGHHSVSVLDGGLKNWLKEGHPVTADFCKAASAQFSASLHRPWVKTYEDVLKNIESKLFQVVDARTEGRFRGIEPEPRDNTEPGHIPGSINMPFTCFLDASGLERTPEELAEMFRGAGVNLTKPLCVSCGSGVTACHVALAAHLCGHPSVSVYDGAWSEWYTRAAPEHVISEGRGKHV; translated from the exons ATGTCAATTAATATACGTGCTCTCGTCGGAGCGAAATGGCTAGCTGAAGCAGTGAAGAATAACCTTCTGGGGCCTAAGTTGCGTGTTTTGGACACTTCGTGGTACCTACCCAAACTGAAACGTAACCCTTCAGTCGAATTCAAAGAGAGACACATACCGGGGGCTTCCTTCTTCGATATTGATCTATGCTGTGATAAAACGTCCCCGTTTGATCACATGCTGCCAGCTGAACACGAGTTTGCGGACTATGTGGGCGACCTGGGCATCTGCAACGACACGCACGTCGTGGTGTACGACGCCAGCGACTTCGGCTCCTTCTCCGCCCCAAGGGTTTGGTGGATGTTTCGGGTCTTTGGCCACCACTCCGTGTCCGTGCTTGACGGCGGTCTCAAGAACTGGCTAAAAGAGGGCCACCCTGTCACGGCAGATTTCTGCAAAGCTGCCTCTGCGCAGTTCAGTGCGTCTCTGCATCGGCCCTGGGTGAAAACCTACGAGGATGTCCTGAAAAACATTGAGAGCAAACTGTTTCAAGTGGTGGACGCCAGGACTGAGGGGAGATTCAGGGGAATAGAACCGGAACCAAGAGACA ATACAGAGCCTGGCCATATCCCGGGCTCCATCAACATGCCGTTCACTTGCTTCCTGGATGCCTCTGGCCTTGAACGTACACCGGAGGAGCTGGCGGAGATGTTCCGGGGTGCCGGAGTGAATTTGACCAAACCGCTGTGTGTCTCCTGCGGCTCAGGGGTGACCGCCTGTCACGTGGCCCTGGCAGCCCATCTGTGCGGCCACCCCAGCGTGTCCGTGTATGACGGGGCCTGGTCCGAGTGGTATACCAGAGCTGCCCCTGAGCACGTCATCTCGGAGGGCAGGGGGAAGCACGTGTAA